A single Candidatus Woesearchaeota archaeon DNA region contains:
- a CDS encoding cation-translocating P-type ATPase, translating into MEYYKEETSTILKELDSTSSGLSNQEVKRRIKAYGHNLLKTKTNIDPIKILISQFQGFINYLLIFASIFSLAFGHYLDAAIIIVIILANAAIGFFQELSAQKSLEALKKLNLVVAKVYRDSKLIKTDSKNLVVGDVIFLEAGDRIPADCRIIEERKLRVEESALTGESLPVNKHQFVINDNCGIGDQKNMLFSSTTVTEGSAKAIVVSTAMKTEIGRITKLITQVEDEQTPLQKRLDEFGKKLGYAIIGICVFVFIALTITKGFSKDNILSFALVAISLAVAAVPTALSAVVTVALSIGVKNLLSKKALVRKLSSVETLGSCNVICTDKTGTLTQNEMTVRNAWTLDNETSIEGVGYNPQGHIEKRLNPMLYKIGLGCNNSSHYKEKGLWKISGDPTEAALRVSAIKAGIKEDLANLDEIPFDSTRKMMSTLIQEKKEIFVFSKGSTHAVLNKCSHVVNDGKVVKLTEDIKKIILVQNDLYSAQALRVLSFAYKEIKHKKDFTEEKLIFVGLQAMIDPPRPDVIEAIAKTKDAGIRVIMITGDYKETARAIGEQVGILGEVMTGEELEVISDKELGEVLKRNTNIFARVNPEHKQRIVTELQRQGNVVAMTGDGVNDAPALKKANIGIAVGSGTDVAKEAADFVLLDDSFTNIVNAIEEGRGIYDNIQKSIMLLLSGNFGEVLIIFLAVIFGFNLPLTAILLLWINMVTDGAPALAFGVDPYSKNIMKRKPISSKEGILPRSKLILIGVLGSVGTIIGLYLFSIYGGNVGDKTSALSQTMIFNFIAVYELVLVFVIREQYRIKQLSNLWLWGAIVLTLGLQALIMYTPLSTMFGVVALSLVDILVLFYAGAFFYICYLIYYFFNISFNKDND; encoded by the coding sequence ATGGAATATTATAAGGAAGAAACTTCTACTATTTTAAAAGAATTAGATAGTACAAGTTCTGGTCTTTCAAATCAAGAAGTTAAAAGAAGAATTAAAGCATATGGACATAATCTATTAAAGACTAAAACTAATATTGACCCTATTAAAATTTTGATTAGTCAGTTCCAAGGATTCATTAATTATTTACTGATTTTTGCAAGTATTTTTTCTTTAGCTTTCGGCCATTATTTAGATGCTGCAATTATTATTGTGATTATTCTAGCAAATGCTGCAATTGGTTTCTTTCAAGAACTTTCAGCTCAAAAGTCTCTTGAAGCATTAAAAAAATTAAATCTTGTAGTTGCTAAAGTTTATCGTGATTCTAAATTAATTAAAACTGATTCAAAAAATCTAGTTGTTGGAGATGTTATTTTTTTAGAGGCAGGAGATAGAATTCCTGCAGATTGTAGAATTATTGAAGAGAGGAAATTACGAGTAGAAGAGAGCGCTCTTACAGGAGAGAGTTTGCCAGTTAATAAACATCAATTTGTAATTAATGATAATTGTGGTATTGGTGATCAGAAGAATATGCTTTTTAGTTCTACAACAGTAACTGAAGGTTCTGCAAAAGCCATAGTTGTAAGTACTGCAATGAAGACTGAAATTGGTAGAATTACTAAACTTATTACCCAAGTAGAAGATGAGCAAACTCCACTTCAAAAAAGATTAGATGAATTTGGAAAAAAATTAGGTTATGCAATTATAGGGATTTGTGTTTTTGTATTTATTGCTCTAACTATTACTAAAGGATTTAGTAAAGACAACATCTTATCATTTGCTCTTGTTGCAATTTCACTTGCAGTTGCAGCAGTTCCGACCGCTCTTTCTGCAGTTGTAACTGTTGCTCTTAGTATTGGCGTTAAAAATTTACTTTCAAAGAAAGCATTGGTTAGAAAATTATCTTCAGTTGAGACTCTTGGTTCTTGTAATGTGATTTGTACAGATAAGACTGGAACTCTTACTCAAAATGAAATGACTGTGAGAAATGCTTGGACTCTTGATAATGAGACTTCAATTGAAGGAGTAGGTTATAACCCACAAGGTCATATTGAAAAGAGATTAAATCCTATGTTATACAAGATTGGTCTTGGTTGTAATAATTCTTCACATTATAAAGAGAAAGGACTCTGGAAAATTTCTGGAGATCCTACAGAGGCAGCACTTAGAGTTTCTGCAATAAAGGCAGGAATTAAAGAAGATTTGGCAAATTTAGATGAGATTCCTTTTGATTCAACAAGAAAGATGATGTCTACTTTGATTCAAGAGAAGAAGGAGATTTTTGTTTTTAGTAAAGGTTCAACTCATGCAGTTTTAAATAAATGTAGTCATGTTGTTAACGATGGTAAGGTTGTGAAATTAACTGAAGATATTAAAAAAATTATTCTCGTACAAAATGATTTGTACTCTGCACAAGCACTTAGAGTTTTAAGTTTTGCATATAAAGAAATTAAACATAAAAAGGATTTTACAGAAGAGAAATTAATTTTTGTTGGTCTTCAAGCAATGATTGACCCTCCAAGACCTGATGTTATTGAAGCTATTGCTAAAACTAAAGATGCAGGAATTAGAGTTATTATGATTACAGGAGATTATAAGGAAACTGCAAGAGCAATTGGAGAGCAAGTAGGTATTTTGGGAGAAGTTATGACTGGTGAAGAACTTGAAGTTATCAGTGATAAAGAATTAGGAGAGGTCTTAAAGAGAAATACAAATATTTTTGCAAGAGTTAATCCTGAACATAAACAAAGAATTGTTACAGAACTTCAAAGACAAGGAAATGTGGTTGCAATGACTGGTGATGGAGTAAATGATGCGCCAGCTCTAAAAAAGGCGAATATAGGGATTGCAGTAGGCTCAGGAACTGATGTTGCAAAGGAAGCTGCAGACTTTGTTTTACTTGATGACTCTTTTACTAATATTGTTAATGCTATTGAAGAAGGAAGAGGAATTTATGATAATATTCAAAAGTCTATCATGCTTTTACTTTCTGGTAATTTTGGTGAAGTTTTAATTATCTTTTTAGCAGTAATTTTTGGATTTAATTTACCTCTTACTGCAATTCTTCTTTTATGGATAAATATGGTAACTGATGGAGCACCTGCACTTGCATTTGGAGTTGATCCTTATTCAAAGAATATTATGAAGAGAAAACCTATTTCATCAAAAGAAGGAATTTTGCCTCGATCTAAATTAATTTTGATTGGAGTCTTAGGTAGTGTTGGTACAATCATTGGATTATACTTGTTTAGTATTTATGGAGGAAATGTTGGAGATAAGACTTCTGCTCTTTCACAAACAATGATATTTAATTTTATTGCTGTGTATGAATTAGTTTTAGTATTTGTGATTAGAGAACAATATAGAATTAAACAATTAAGTAATTTATGGTTATGGGGAGCTATTGTGTTAACTCTTGGACTGCAAGCATTAATTATGTATACTCCACTTAGTACTATGTTTGGAGTTGTAGCATTGAGTCTAGTTGATATCTTAGTATTATTTTATGCTGGGGCATTCTTTTACATTTGTTATTTAATTTATTATTTTTTCAATATTTCTTTTAATAAAGATAATGACTAA
- a CDS encoding CBS domain-containing protein — MIQLKQDFTKNEILEVAREFKRRRNFLDISQLKLAKIANLSQSIVNKLENGKIDPTYSTILKIEKALSEQEEISNVKAESIMIKEIISVKPNCKIFNVLELMRKNDFSQLLVFKDNIPIGTIYEKTILDVITQKIDIYETQIKKFIEPNPIIVPPEYSASDLSYIFQNHKIKFVLVGKNNEVLGLITKSDLFKQ, encoded by the coding sequence ATGATACAACTAAAACAGGATTTTACTAAAAATGAAATTTTAGAGGTTGCTAGAGAATTTAAGAGACGAAGAAATTTTCTTGATATCTCACAATTGAAGCTTGCAAAAATTGCAAATTTATCACAATCAATTGTCAATAAATTAGAAAATGGTAAAATTGATCCTACTTATTCTACTATTTTGAAAATTGAAAAAGCGCTTAGTGAACAAGAAGAAATTTCAAATGTCAAAGCTGAGAGTATTATGATTAAAGAGATTATATCAGTAAAACCTAATTGTAAAATTTTTAATGTTTTAGAACTTATGAGAAAAAATGATTTTTCGCAACTTTTGGTTTTTAAAGATAATATACCTATTGGAACAATTTATGAAAAAACTATTCTTGATGTTATAACACAGAAAATAGATATTTATGAAACACAAATTAAAAAATTTATTGAACCAAATCCTATTATTGTTCCTCCCGAATATAGTGCATCTGATTTGAGTTATATTTTTCAAAATCATAAAATTAAATTTGTTTTGGTCGGGAAAAATAATGAAGTATTAGGACTTATTACTAAAAGTGATTTATTTAAACAATAA